In Proteus vulgaris, one DNA window encodes the following:
- a CDS encoding DUF1097 domain-containing protein — protein sequence MRTLYFTALTTGILSAIWAFVANQFDLLSWAGFLGCTAYFAYPKEGVKGLAITIATIMSGVIWALAIIYGSQIFNDISIFGYAVTGVIAFVMCIQAKSALLAYIPGTFIGACTIFAAQGELIQTIPSLIVGVLFGYAMKMSGLWIANKWPKTA from the coding sequence GTGAGAACGCTTTATTTTACTGCGCTGACAACAGGCATTCTTTCTGCCATTTGGGCATTTGTTGCTAATCAATTTGATTTATTAAGCTGGGCCGGCTTTTTAGGTTGTACCGCTTATTTTGCTTATCCTAAAGAAGGTGTTAAAGGACTAGCGATCACAATAGCAACGATTATGAGTGGCGTAATTTGGGCATTAGCCATTATTTATGGTAGCCAGATTTTTAATGATATTTCTATTTTCGGCTATGCCGTAACGGGTGTAATTGCCTTCGTAATGTGCATTCAAGCTAAAAGCGCCTTACTTGCTTATATTCCCGGCACTTTTATTGGAGCATGTACCATTTTTGCAGCACAAGGCGAGCTCATTCAAACCATTCCCTCGCTAATTGTGGGTGTTTTATTTGGTTATGCAATGAAAATGAGTGGACTTTGGATTGCCAATAAATGGCCAAAAACAGCTTAA